In Balaenoptera acutorostrata chromosome 12, mBalAcu1.1, whole genome shotgun sequence, a single window of DNA contains:
- the FOSL2 gene encoding fos-related antigen 2 isoform X2: MYQDYPGNFDTSSRGSSGSPAHAESYSSGGGGQQKFRVDMPGSGSAFIPTINAITTSQDLQWMVQPTVITSMSNPYPRSHPYSPLPGLASVPGHMALPRPGVIKTIGTTVGRRRRDEQLSPEEEEKRRIRRERNKLAAAKCRNRRRELTEKLQAVRSSASGDGGAGGGEVRPAEGDRRAAEGEGEAGVHAGGPRACVQDQPRGAPVAPGLRAAGPAQWGQWRGRRRGGEAGAPGRGQPLVLIGGAGQGAALRDQAHQHRWGLLRGGAPAHPHSGDLHSCHHSRHLEPRLHLPQRPGAGVSSVAL; encoded by the exons ATGTACCAAGATTATCCCGGGAACTTTGATACCTCATCCCGGGGCAGCAGCGGCTCTCCTGCGCACGCCGAGTCCTACTCCAGTGGCGGCGGCGGCCAGCAG AAATTCCGGGTAGATATGCCTGGCTCAGGCAGCGCCTTCATCCCCACCATCAACGCCATCACGACCAGCCAGGACCTGCAGTGGATGGTGCAGCCCACGGTGATCACCTCCATGTCCAACCCGTACCCCCGTTCGCACCCCTATAGCCCCCTGCCGGGCCTGGCCTCTGTTCCCGGGCACATGGCCCTCCCGAGACCCGGCGTGATCAAGACCATTGGCACCACCGTGGGCCGCAGGAGGAGAGATGAGCAG CTGTCCCCTGAAGAGGAGGAGAAGCGTCGAATCCGGAGGGAGAGGAACAAGCTGGCCGCGGCCAAGTGCCGGAACCGCCGCCGGGAGCTGACAGAGAAGCTGCAGGCGGTGAGGAGCTCTGCGTCGG GAGAcggaggagctggaggaggagaagTCAGGCCTGCAGAAGGAGATCGCCGAGCtgcagaaggagaaggagaagctgGAGTTCATGCTGGTGGCCCACGGGCCTGTGTGCAAGATCAGCCCCGAGGAGCGCCGGTCGCCCCCGGCCTCCGGGCTGCAGGCCCTGCGCAGTGGGGGCAGTGGAGGGGTAGGCGCCGTGGTGGTGAAGCAGGAGCCCCTGGAAGAGGACAGCCCCTCGTCCTCATCGGCGGGGCTGGACAAGGCGCAGCGCTCCGTGATCAAGCCCATCAGCATCGCTGGGGGCTTCTACGGGGAGGAGCCCCTGCACACCCCCATAGTGGTGACCTCCACTCCTGCCATCACTCCAGGCACCTCGAACCTCGTCTTCACCTACCCCAGCGTCCTGGAGCAGGAGTCTCCAGCGTCGCCCTCTGA
- the FOSL2 gene encoding fos-related antigen 2 isoform X1, with protein MYQDYPGNFDTSSRGSSGSPAHAESYSSGGGGQQKFRVDMPGSGSAFIPTINAITTSQDLQWMVQPTVITSMSNPYPRSHPYSPLPGLASVPGHMALPRPGVIKTIGTTVGRRRRDEQLSPEEEEKRRIRRERNKLAAAKCRNRRRELTEKLQAETEELEEEKSGLQKEIAELQKEKEKLEFMLVAHGPVCKISPEERRSPPASGLQALRSGGSGGVGAVVVKQEPLEEDSPSSSSAGLDKAQRSVIKPISIAGGFYGEEPLHTPIVVTSTPAITPGTSNLVFTYPSVLEQESPASPSESCSKAHRRSSSSGDQSSDSLNSPTLLAL; from the exons ATGTACCAAGATTATCCCGGGAACTTTGATACCTCATCCCGGGGCAGCAGCGGCTCTCCTGCGCACGCCGAGTCCTACTCCAGTGGCGGCGGCGGCCAGCAG AAATTCCGGGTAGATATGCCTGGCTCAGGCAGCGCCTTCATCCCCACCATCAACGCCATCACGACCAGCCAGGACCTGCAGTGGATGGTGCAGCCCACGGTGATCACCTCCATGTCCAACCCGTACCCCCGTTCGCACCCCTATAGCCCCCTGCCGGGCCTGGCCTCTGTTCCCGGGCACATGGCCCTCCCGAGACCCGGCGTGATCAAGACCATTGGCACCACCGTGGGCCGCAGGAGGAGAGATGAGCAG CTGTCCCCTGAAGAGGAGGAGAAGCGTCGAATCCGGAGGGAGAGGAACAAGCTGGCCGCGGCCAAGTGCCGGAACCGCCGCCGGGAGCTGACAGAGAAGCTGCAGGCG GAGAcggaggagctggaggaggagaagTCAGGCCTGCAGAAGGAGATCGCCGAGCtgcagaaggagaaggagaagctgGAGTTCATGCTGGTGGCCCACGGGCCTGTGTGCAAGATCAGCCCCGAGGAGCGCCGGTCGCCCCCGGCCTCCGGGCTGCAGGCCCTGCGCAGTGGGGGCAGTGGAGGGGTAGGCGCCGTGGTGGTGAAGCAGGAGCCCCTGGAAGAGGACAGCCCCTCGTCCTCATCGGCGGGGCTGGACAAGGCGCAGCGCTCCGTGATCAAGCCCATCAGCATCGCTGGGGGCTTCTACGGGGAGGAGCCCCTGCACACCCCCATAGTGGTGACCTCCACTCCTGCCATCACTCCAGGCACCTCGAACCTCGTCTTCACCTACCCCAGCGTCCTGGAGCAGGAGTCTCCAGCGTCGCCCTCTGAGTCCTGCTCCAAGGCTCACCGCAGAAGCAGTAGCAGTGGGGACCAGTCATCAGACTCCTTGAACTCCCCGACTCTGCTGGCTCTGTAA